In a genomic window of Amphiprion ocellaris isolate individual 3 ecotype Okinawa chromosome 13, ASM2253959v1, whole genome shotgun sequence:
- the lrrtm2 gene encoding leucine-rich repeat transmembrane neuronal protein 2 encodes MGFHSRWPLVGLAPAAVCVISMLLACLLSPASCTTCPQKCRCEDLQFYCDTQGLTAPPDGVDKGALGLSLRHNSITELSPDQFYGFSQLTWLHLDHNQITTVQEDAFQGLYKLKDLNLSSNRITKLPNTTFIHLINLQILDLSFNQMTALEPELFHGLRKLQILHLRSNLLRTTPVRAFWDCRSLEYLGLSSNRLRSLARNGFAGLIKLKELHLEHNQLTKINLAHFPRLVALQFLYLQWNKISNLTCGMEWTWTTLEKLDLTGNEIRVLTPDVFQTLPNLKILLLDNNKLSSLDPQVMDMWQSLGTIGLSSNLWECTKRICSLATWLSTFKGRWEHSILCHSPEYAQGEEILDAVYGFQLCQNFSAPVVQTVSTTTDATTAAEMTSSLFGIMQPTPTQDYAEDFGSFTTVITTTTTTQTPRTTQATTAPLEEAAVTDDFSAMDNTVMTHRVIIGTMALLFSFFFIIFVVYISRKCCPPTLRRIRHCSAIQNRRQMRTQQRQPMADLATQVPYNEYEPSHEEGALVIINGYGQCKCQQLPYKECEV; translated from the exons ATGG GTTTCCATTCAAGGTGGCCATTGGTGGGACTTGCACCAGCGGCTGTATGTGTGATCAGCATGCTCCTAGCGTGCCTGCTGTCTCCTGCATCGTGCACAACCTGCCCTCAAAAATGCCGCTGTGAGGACCTGCAGTTCTACTGCGACACCCAGGGGCTTACGGCACCCCCAGATGGTGTGGACAAGGGAGCCCTGGGGTTGTCACTACGCCACAATAGCATCACTGAGCTCAGCCCTGATCAATTCTATGGCTTCAGCCAGCTCACCTGGCTGCATCTCGACCACAACCAGATTACCACAGTACAAGAGGATGCCTTTCAAGGGCTCTATAAACTGAAGGACCTCAATCTGAGCTCCAACCGTATCACCAAGTTGCCCAACACAACCTTCATCCACCTCATCAACCTCCAGATACTGGACCTGTCTTTCAATCAGATGACTGCATTGGAACCTGAACTGTTTCACGGATTGAGGAAGCTCCAGATACTCCACCTCCGCTCTAACTTACTTCGCACCACACCTGTTCGAGCATTCTGGGACTGCCGCAGCCTGGAATATCTGGGCCTAAGCAGCAACCGGCTACGGAGCCTGGCCCGGAATGGATTTGCTGGGCTCATCAAGCTTAAAGAGCTCCACTTGGAACATAATCAGCTGACCAAGATTAACTTGGCCCATTTCCCTCGTCTTGTTGCCCTCCAGTTTCTGTATCTGCAATGGAATAAGATCAGCAACCTAACATGTGGCATGGAATGGACCTGGACCACTTTAGAGAAGCTGGACCTGACAGGAAATGAAATTCGTGTCCTGACACCTGATGTATTTCAAACGCTgccaaatttaaaaattttgctTCTGGATAACAATAAACTAAGCAGTCTAGATCCTCAAGTCATGGATATGTGGCAGTCTCTGGGTACCATTGGGCTGTCTAGCAACCTTTGGGAATGTACCAAAAGGATTTGCTCTCTGGCCACTTGGCTGAGCACCTTTAAGGGAAGGTGGGAACATTCCATTCTCTGCCATAGTCCTGAATATGCCCAAGGTGAGGAAATACTTGATGCCGTTTATGGATTCCAGCTTTGCCAGAATTTTTCCGCGCCGGTTGTTCAGACCGTTAGTACAACCACAGACGCTACTACAGCTGCAGAGATGACAAGCTCCTTGTTTGGAATTATGCAGCCGACCCCCACACAGGACTATGCAGAGGATTTTGGGAGCTTTACCACAGTCATTACCACAACAACCACGACACAAACACCACGCACTACTCAAGCAACCACTGCTCCATTGGAAGAGGCAGCTGTAACGGATGATTTCTCAGCTATGGACAACACTGTTATGACTCATAGGGTTATCATTGGAACTATGGCCCTtctattttcattctttttcatcattttcgtTGTGTATATTTCACGGAAGTGCTGCCCTCCCACCCTGCGCCGGATACGCCACTGTTCGGCGATTCAGAACCGCAGACAGATGAGGACCCAGCAGCGGCAGCCTATGGCAGACCTGGCCACACAGGTACCCTATAATGAGTATGAGCCCAGCCATGAGGAAGGGGCACTCGTGATCATCAACGGCTATGGGCAGTGCAAGTGTCAGCAACTGCCTTACAAAGAGTGTGAAGTATGA